One window of Leptotrichia trevisanii DSM 22070 genomic DNA carries:
- a CDS encoding autotransporter domain-containing protein, producing the protein MKRKIKNMYVCTLLLVLLSCGSGGSKSGGSSTSPTPSRPKPSTPPTPLIPSEPIIGNNDVYYDNAIVIREKYFQYLPENPNRINNSITSDAVKKIPSTAGTPITKQDYEVSAGVPMSRKIFVHNSGTAQQVTDFSSDLADSNSYRAAIGAELMDEYIARVNSYVGDNLYIWPAGDAKGNKNPSLQGGLPYFENSLEKSWINVVALANKPGTTGLEWKNLEPLSNAGVAKSWTITAVSENGTSAKAAENVATVAGQLYEKFPGMKMEMIRQIILSTATDIGATGTDDIFGTGLLNGAKALGGPVYINDKIFVPAFTTWEFSNYIRGGRLEKEGAGKLILKGDAGFYSWQNTEINGGILDIRGRHSSGIKIGSAGTLITNSNTKIGKDVINKGILKNVGKGAIIEGNYTAEYGSVTEAEIGTKLIVKGTVKIDGRERNQTLGSTLRVLNNNYITAAPTTATVIEAEKGIEGKFEKVETDELINGKVENTENSIKATISRKNVEDYVNNLSDSDEMQKNTAKNVEVSFKELDKKIEEGNADVSKFALSAAKLQKNSLSSSSSALDSLSGQIYALAQALTFQQSQTVNKDLSNRLVMLGTLDNVGDKFGLWISGIGASGKLKQDGYAEGKTKVYGGQVGIDKKFGESLILGTVLSYSKGNVKFNRHGGKSDSDNFGISLYGRAGNNDNPLYVQGRIGIGFVNSEVKRDIILSANDISRAKIEHNDKVISGYLETGYDVKKGDFVFTPFVGISHDTVQRGAFNEESSQFGLKADKKTYNQTSGLAGIRVSQSFNFKNGSKATVQGYVTHQRALNNEDLSFEASYSGLPNAKFKVKGIGLSKNQTWVGAGVLNEVTPNFAWYLNYDGKIDKKARNNVFTTGIRVNF; encoded by the coding sequence ATGAAAAGAAAAATTAAAAATATGTATGTTTGTACTTTACTATTGGTTTTATTAAGCTGTGGAAGCGGTGGCTCAAAATCAGGCGGTTCATCAACATCACCAACACCAAGCCGTCCAAAGCCATCAACGCCACCTACACCATTAATACCATCAGAGCCGATAATAGGCAATAATGATGTTTATTATGATAATGCTATTGTAATTAGAGAAAAGTATTTTCAGTATTTGCCTGAAAATCCCAACAGAATAAATAATTCTATAACATCAGATGCAGTGAAAAAAATTCCAAGTACAGCTGGAACACCAATAACAAAACAGGATTATGAGGTTTCAGCGGGAGTTCCTATGAGCAGAAAAATATTTGTGCATAATTCCGGGACAGCGCAGCAAGTTACAGATTTTAGTTCAGATTTAGCTGACTCAAACAGCTATAGAGCGGCAATCGGCGCAGAGTTAATGGATGAATACATTGCAAGGGTAAATTCATATGTAGGAGATAATTTATATATCTGGCCAGCAGGTGACGCTAAGGGGAACAAGAATCCATCGCTTCAGGGAGGATTGCCATATTTTGAAAATAGTTTAGAAAAATCCTGGATAAATGTTGTTGCACTTGCAAATAAACCAGGAACAACAGGATTGGAATGGAAGAATCTGGAACCGCTTTCAAATGCGGGAGTGGCGAAATCTTGGACAATAACGGCGGTAAGTGAGAATGGGACATCGGCTAAAGCGGCAGAAAATGTTGCAACAGTTGCAGGACAATTGTATGAAAAATTTCCTGGAATGAAAATGGAAATGATTAGACAAATAATACTTTCAACAGCTACTGACATTGGAGCAACGGGTACGGATGATATATTTGGAACAGGATTATTAAATGGTGCAAAAGCATTGGGAGGGCCAGTTTATATAAATGACAAAATTTTTGTTCCTGCTTTTACGACTTGGGAGTTTAGTAATTATATTCGAGGTGGCAGATTAGAAAAAGAAGGAGCTGGAAAATTAATTTTAAAAGGTGATGCTGGTTTTTATTCTTGGCAGAATACAGAGATTAATGGAGGAATACTTGATATTAGAGGACGCCATTCATCTGGTATTAAAATAGGAAGTGCTGGAACATTAATAACAAATTCAAATACAAAAATAGGAAAAGATGTAATTAATAAAGGAATACTTAAAAATGTTGGAAAAGGTGCTATTATAGAAGGAAATTACACAGCAGAATACGGTTCGGTAACAGAAGCTGAAATTGGAACGAAATTGATAGTAAAGGGAACTGTAAAAATTGATGGAAGAGAGAGAAATCAGACTTTGGGCAGCACTTTGAGAGTCCTGAATAATAATTATATTACAGCAGCGCCAACAACAGCGACAGTTATTGAAGCTGAAAAAGGAATAGAAGGAAAATTTGAAAAAGTGGAAACAGATGAACTGATTAATGGAAAAGTGGAAAATACTGAAAATTCAATTAAAGCTACAATTAGCAGAAAAAATGTGGAAGACTACGTTAATAATTTAAGTGATAGTGATGAAATGCAAAAAAATACAGCTAAAAATGTGGAAGTTTCCTTTAAGGAACTGGATAAAAAAATTGAAGAAGGAAATGCAGATGTTTCTAAGTTTGCTTTAAGTGCGGCAAAACTGCAAAAAAATTCATTATCTTCGAGTTCAAGTGCACTGGACAGTTTGTCAGGGCAAATTTATGCTTTAGCTCAGGCTTTGACATTTCAGCAGTCACAAACTGTAAATAAGGATTTGTCGAATAGACTTGTAATGCTTGGAACACTCGACAACGTTGGAGATAAGTTCGGATTGTGGATTTCTGGAATTGGCGCAAGTGGAAAGTTGAAACAAGACGGGTATGCCGAAGGAAAGACTAAAGTTTATGGCGGGCAAGTTGGAATTGATAAGAAATTTGGAGAAAGCTTGATTTTAGGAACGGTGTTGTCCTATTCAAAAGGAAATGTGAAATTTAATAGACATGGCGGGAAATCAGATTCAGACAATTTTGGAATTTCACTTTATGGAAGAGCTGGAAATAATGATAATCCATTGTATGTGCAAGGAAGAATTGGAATTGGTTTTGTAAACAGTGAAGTCAAAAGAGATATTATTTTGTCTGCAAATGATATTTCAAGAGCCAAAATTGAGCATAATGATAAAGTAATTTCAGGATACTTGGAAACAGGTTATGATGTTAAAAAAGGAGATTTTGTGTTTACACCATTTGTTGGAATTTCACACGATACAGTTCAAAGAGGTGCATTTAATGAAGAAAGTAGTCAATTTGGATTAAAAGCAGACAAAAAAACTTATAATCAGACAAGCGGGCTTGCTGGAATTAGAGTTAGCCAAAGTTTTAACTTTAAAAATGGCTCAAAAGCTACAGTGCAAGGATATGTAACTCATCAAAGAGCATTAAATAACGAAGATTTAAGTTTTGAAGCGTCATATTCGGGATTGCCAAATGCGAAATTTAAAGTGAAAGGAATTGGGCTTTCAAAAAATCAGACTTGGGTAGGAGCTGGAGTTTTAAATGAAGTTACGCCAAATTTTGCGTGGTACTTGAATTATGATGGAAAAATTGATAAAAAAGCAAGAAATAATGTGTTTACTACAGGAATTAGAGTAAATTTTTAA
- the mgtE gene encoding magnesium transporter, with translation MENNTIQTLINEKKYFEIRKYLNDLNTIEVSELLNQFEASELIMIFRLLSKNRAADVFSYLDTEHQEMIINTMTDVETKNIFDELYFDDIVDIIEEMPSNVVKKILKNTDAKDRHTINLLLKYPDNSAGSIMTTEYMDLKKDMKVSQAIAKIRNTVEDMENVYTCYVISEDRKLEGVISLKELITNEDDTVVKNIMNRNFVSVHTNDDQEHVAEIIKKYNLIVLPVTDIENRLLGIITIDDIMDVVEQEATEDFHKMAGISPVEESYLKTSAFTMARQRISWLVVLMISATFTGRIIKSYEDVLQSVVILSSFIPMLMDTGGNAGAQSSTIVIRALALGEVNPKDTFKILKKEFSISFIVAVVLAGINYLRLITLTKTPLNVALTVSITLIFVVMISKIIGAFLPVVAKTFKMDPAIMAGPLITTILDALTLSIYFKFATIFLSNIIK, from the coding sequence GTGGAAAATAACACTATTCAAACACTTATAAATGAAAAAAAATATTTTGAAATTAGAAAATATTTAAATGACTTAAATACCATTGAAGTTTCGGAACTGCTAAATCAGTTTGAGGCTTCGGAATTAATAATGATTTTTAGGCTGCTTTCCAAAAATAGGGCAGCGGATGTATTTTCATATCTGGATACAGAGCATCAGGAAATGATTATTAACACTATGACTGATGTGGAAACGAAAAATATATTTGATGAGCTTTATTTTGATGATATTGTCGATATTATTGAGGAAATGCCATCAAATGTAGTAAAAAAGATTTTAAAAAATACTGATGCTAAAGACAGGCATACAATAAATCTTTTGCTGAAGTATCCTGACAATTCAGCCGGAAGCATTATGACAACTGAATATATGGATTTGAAAAAGGATATGAAGGTATCCCAGGCAATCGCTAAAATCAGGAACACTGTGGAAGATATGGAAAATGTCTATACTTGTTATGTCATTAGTGAGGACAGAAAGCTGGAAGGTGTTATTTCACTAAAGGAATTAATTACAAATGAAGATGACACGGTTGTGAAAAATATAATGAACCGTAATTTTGTAAGCGTTCACACAAATGACGATCAGGAACATGTTGCTGAAATAATTAAAAAGTATAATTTGATTGTGCTTCCAGTTACAGATATAGAGAACAGGCTTCTTGGGATAATTACAATTGACGATATAATGGACGTTGTAGAACAGGAAGCGACAGAGGATTTCCACAAAATGGCGGGAATTTCACCAGTTGAAGAATCTTACCTAAAGACAAGTGCTTTTACTATGGCAAGACAGAGAATCAGCTGGCTTGTTGTACTTATGATTTCTGCAACTTTTACAGGAAGAATTATAAAAAGTTATGAAGATGTGCTACAATCGGTAGTTATTTTATCTTCATTCATCCCAATGCTAATGGATACTGGAGGAAATGCAGGAGCTCAATCTTCTACAATTGTTATCCGTGCCTTGGCACTAGGTGAGGTAAATCCAAAAGATACTTTTAAAATATTAAAAAAAGAATTTTCTATTTCATTTATCGTGGCAGTCGTTCTGGCGGGAATTAATTATTTACGGCTTATAACTTTGACAAAAACGCCTTTAAATGTTGCTTTGACTGTTTCGATTACCCTTATTTTCGTAGTTATGATTTCCAAAATAATAGGTGCATTTTTACCTGTTGTTGCAAAAACATTTAAAATGGATCCCGCAATTATGGCAGGGCCTCTAATAACTACAATTTTAGATGCTTTGACTCTTTCTATCTATTTTAAATTTGCAACTATATTTTTGAGTAATATTATAAAGTAG
- the mgtE gene encoding magnesium transporter, producing the protein MKELIETLLKEKKYFEIKSELNELNAVEISDVLNQFKLPELVIMIFRLLKKDKAADVFPYLDSEHQEMIIHASTDIETREIFDELYFDDIVDIIEEMPSNIVKKILKNTDKKDRHLINQLLKYPDNSAGSIMTTEYVDLQKNMKVSEAIEEIRKTGKDKENIYTCYVTEKNGKLEGVLSLKELIAKKDSTEIEDIMNKNFVSVNTNDDQEIVADLFKKYDFIVMPVVDHENRILGIITVDDVMDVVDQEVTEDFHKMAGITSPTDDSYLKTNVFTMAKQRIGWLAVLMISDTISGNIIQGYEKVLAKSIILTAFIPMLMSSGGNVGSQSSTVVIRSLALGEISPKDAFKVIKKEFFIGTMVSIVLSVLNFIRLITLEKTDPTIALIVSLTLVFTIIISKLVGALLPLGAKIVKADPAVMATPLITTISDAVTLVIYFTFATTLLNSLK; encoded by the coding sequence ATGAAAGAACTAATTGAAACTCTTTTAAAAGAAAAAAAATATTTTGAAATAAAAAGTGAATTAAATGAATTGAATGCAGTCGAAATTTCTGATGTATTAAATCAGTTTAAGTTGCCTGAACTTGTAATAATGATTTTTAGACTGCTGAAAAAAGATAAGGCGGCAGATGTATTTCCATATTTGGACTCGGAACATCAGGAAATGATTATTCACGCTTCAACAGATATTGAAACACGTGAAATTTTTGATGAGCTGTACTTTGACGATATTGTCGATATTATTGAAGAAATGCCTTCAAATATTGTAAAAAAAATATTGAAAAATACTGACAAAAAAGATAGACATCTGATAAATCAGTTGTTAAAATATCCTGATAATTCAGCTGGAAGTATTATGACAACTGAGTATGTGGATTTACAAAAAAATATGAAAGTATCGGAAGCTATCGAAGAAATTAGAAAAACTGGAAAAGATAAGGAAAATATCTATACTTGTTACGTTACAGAAAAAAATGGAAAATTAGAAGGGGTGCTTTCACTCAAGGAATTAATCGCCAAAAAGGATAGTACCGAAATTGAAGATATTATGAACAAAAACTTTGTAAGTGTCAATACGAACGACGATCAGGAAATTGTAGCTGATTTGTTCAAAAAATATGATTTTATCGTTATGCCCGTTGTTGATCACGAAAATAGAATTTTAGGAATAATTACAGTAGATGATGTGATGGATGTAGTGGATCAGGAAGTTACGGAAGATTTTCATAAAATGGCAGGGATTACTTCTCCCACTGATGACTCCTACTTAAAGACAAATGTCTTTACAATGGCAAAACAGAGAATTGGATGGCTTGCCGTACTTATGATTTCTGATACAATTTCTGGAAATATTATTCAGGGTTATGAAAAAGTGCTGGCTAAATCCATCATTTTGACAGCTTTCATCCCAATGCTGATGTCAAGTGGAGGAAACGTCGGTTCCCAATCATCAACAGTTGTAATTCGTTCCTTAGCACTAGGTGAAATTTCTCCAAAGGATGCTTTCAAAGTTATAAAAAAAGAATTTTTTATTGGTACAATGGTTTCCATTGTCTTATCAGTCTTAAATTTTATAAGATTGATTACACTGGAAAAAACTGATCCGACAATCGCCCTTATTGTTTCATTAACCCTTGTATTCACAATAATAATTTCAAAGCTGGTAGGAGCATTACTGCCACTAGGAGCAAAAATCGTAAAAGCCGATCCAGCTGTTATGGCAACTCCTCTGATAACAACAATTTCAGATGCTGTAACACTTGTTATTTACTTTACTTTTGCAACAACGCTTTTAAATAGTCTTAAATAA